The following are from one region of the Panulirus ornatus isolate Po-2019 chromosome 48, ASM3632096v1, whole genome shotgun sequence genome:
- the LOC139763910 gene encoding rhodopsin-like has product MLNDIFHSIVWSEQRWRECLGLNLTLVSRVPEDVQHKVPRHWHQFEAPHPLWQPILGTFYILIGAVAMMGNSLVLWIFGTTRSLRCGTNLLVMNLALTDLLMVLTQFPVLVANCYNHRWTLGPAACEIYGFCGALFGTVSIITMALIALDRYFAIVNPYSGWRLSYGKASVWVGAAWSYGVLWCIPPLVGWNQYVLEGFLTSCTFDYLSDEPWSRLYVFLMFMFAYVIPLAVISWCYSCIYFSVSRHDRRLIKENQMAVNSLNIHQRETQLARVVLTSVGFWTMAWTPYAVVALLGVFSWSSALTPINTMLPALFAKLSTLYNPFIYAVSHHRYRQEVARRLPWLCWVMITERHQGMPSTLRSPTFLYHSDVVSHTSSFRTFSKKEKAVIDLPSADNLASSMARDSTSHSRSTDL; this is encoded by the exons ATGCTGAACGACATCTTCCACTCCATCGTCTGGTCTGAACA GAGGTGGCGTGAATGCCTTGGGTTGAACCTGACCCTGGTATCACGGGTGCCAGAGGACGTCCAACACAAGGTGCCAAGACATTGGCACCAGTTCGAGGCGCCACATCCACTGTGGCAACCCATCCTTGGCACCTTCTATATACTCATTG GAGCGGTAGCGATGATGGGCAACAGCCTAGTTCTGTGGATCTTCGGGACGACGCGGAGCCTACGCTGCGGCACCAACCTGCTGGTGATGAACCTGGCGCTCACCGACCTCCTCATGGTGCTCACACAGTTCCCCGTCCTGGTGGCCAACTGCTACAACCACCGCTGGACCCTCGGTCCCGCCGCCTGTGAG ATCTACGGCTTCTGCGGCGCCCTGTTCGGTACTGTGTCGATCATCACCATGGCGCTCATTGCTCTCGACCGTTACTTCGCCATCGTCAATCCCTACTCAG GTTGGCGGCTGAGCTACGGGAAGGCCTCTGTGTGGGTAGGAGCGGCCTGGAGCTACGGCGTCCTCTGGTGCATCCCGCCCCTCGTCGGCTGGAACCAGTACGTGTTGGAGGGCTTCCTCACCAG ctgTACGTTCGACTACCTCTCAGATGAACCTTGGAGCCGCCTGTACGTCTTCCTTATGTTCATGTTCGCCTACGTCATCCCACTGGCGGTCATCTCCTGGTGTTACAGCTGCATCTACTTCTCCGTCTCCCGCCATGACCGCAGACTCATCAAAGAAAACCAGATGGCTGTG AATTCTCTCAATATTCATCAGAGGGAGACTCAACTAGCTCGAGTGGTTCTCACTTCCGTCGGATTCTGGACAATGGCATGGACTCCCTATGCTG TGGTGGCTCTGCTGGGCGTGTTCTCTTGGTCTTCGGCGCTGACCCCCATCAACACCATGCTGCCCGCGCTCTTCGCTAAGCTCTCCACGCTCTACAACCCCTTCATCTACGCCGTATCCCACCATCGCTACAGACAG GAGGTTGCGAGGCGGCTGCCATGGCTGTGCTGGGTGATGATAACAGAGCGCCATCAAGGGATGCCTTCCACCCTCCGCTCACCCACCTTCCTCTACCACTCCGACGTCgtctcccacacctcctccttcaggaccTTCAg CAAGAAGGAGAAGGCCGTCATCGACCTCCCCAGTGCGGACAACCTGGCCTCCTCCATGGCGAGGGATTCGACCAGCCATAGTAGGAGCACCGACCTGTGA